ttcacaacGTAAGTGGCAACTTGTCAATTCAAACACATAAGGATGCATGATGGTTTTCCGTTATACATGAGGCTTGTTCAAGGAGGCAAtgatgaaagaaaatatatctttttcttGTGCAAACATTAACTCCTGGTTTAAAGACTGCACAGCCTATGCTGACAAGCCTCCCATAATTCAAACTCACATGAATAATATCTAGCTGTATAAGGTATAATGATTTTCAACCATCATAGAGTGGCAATACAAATCTAAAAAGAAAGGGAGTACTAGACCAGGAGGCTGAATATAGTCAtgctttttaaatttctaattttctatatattaaagTAATAGTATACAGAATGAGTGACTTTGCAGATCTATCTGACTCACCCAAAAGCAGCAACTACCCTCATATagttaaaggaaaataaacCGCTCACGTATTTCTGTGCTTTTTTATCACTTCAGAATTCATTATCTTAGAGTTTCAGATAGTAGAAGGATACGTAGAATTTCCACAACAATGTAGTTAAATCACCTAAAGAGATATATGCACAAAGTCTAAATTCCAAAATGACAGAAAAACATGAAATTGTGTAGTCATTAACACAAAGaggttttaaaacaaacaaaactctTCTTGAGCTACAAGAAATTTATCGATAAATAGATACTCACGTCCTATGATGTTTATATCTTCACTTTTGAGAAGAGCCAGACAATACAAATATCCACCCTCCTGGAGACCATAATATCAAACTTTAGAATAACTCAACTAGGAAAAGGAAATTAAAGTTCTAGAAGTGAGATCATACCGGAGTTGGGATCAATGCAGTTGGATGTTTGAGAAAATAGTCGTCTCCGCCTTTCATTGTCAGATTCATACTAGGGATTTTAAAGGTGCTTTGGTTTGCactgcatataaagtggattcAGTGCCTCAGAGTTGAAAGGgtgaaaataatacaaaataggAACAGGGTTTTCTTTAATATAAATTACCGTAATTCATAACAGTATTCAAAGGGGATCACCGAATCAGGTGAATTCCGCTTTTCTTCGACCTTGGAATTGAACTGAATAGCaacataaatcataaaatactcggatcttataaaataaaaattcccaATAAATAACATGGAATAGCGTTATTTAAAGAACTTACACTCTCGGAAATAAAAGTATAAGCCGGGTCGCTTAGGTGTGTGAAAGCTGTGCCAGAGTCAAAGATGGCACTGAACTCCAGCTCAGAAGAATTGCTTCCCACAGTTATTCGAGTGATGCTGATGTTATAAGATGGACTGACAAGAAGTTaccaaagaaaaaatcattacaaGTAGCATACGATTCCGAtcaaacataaatttatttgcaatatcAAGAAGTGCCAGTGAACGCCCAATCGGCATCGACCCTGGTATTTCAAGGGTGAGATACGGGGTTTGAATCCCACCATCCCCGTTaactaacaaaacaaaaagacttACTGTGATTGCCGAACATTGAATGGTGTTTCACTTTGGTCTGAGCTGCCATTAAatccaaaattgattctcccaaCCCCATCAAGTCCAAAACACAACGCAAAGGAATTTGATGCTAGCCTATTTTTTGCTAAGATGCTAGGTACGGATATATCTTGCATGCCAAGCCCAAACAGACCGTTTGGTGCTGCACCCATCAAAAAAGTACCTGTCTGAATTTGACCACAACTGCAAATAACTACATATTAGACAACGGGGgccacaaataaacaaaaatttgctGAACAAATCTGACCACAAGGTAAAAAACAAGAGGTCACTTCAAGGAATAAGAGGGTAATGCTGTCACATCAATGAAGGAGATAAAAAGAATTGATGATCATGTTAAATTAAGGTTTACATGTTTCTGGTACTATAACTGACCCCTCTAGAGGTTTCTGATATGTTGGTGATCACCTACTCCCCCCACGGGAAATTTTCACCTTCTCGTTTCTTATATTATTTGGTGATCGCCTACTGCCCCAATGATGGCAATACAACAACTTGAGAGTCCTCATGAAAATCATTCCTACTAGAGGAGAACAAAGCCACACCAACTCTAGATTCATCACACAAATGATCTAGAGTTTCAAAATCTCCCATTCTACAACCGATCAGAAAAAAACAATCTCCCATTCTCCAGTTTTTTGTCATTTCAACTGACAATTAATTGATTATTAAACTAAATATTACTGACGATTTAACATCATATTCATTTGAAAAGCTGCTCATCTGTATGTAGGAAGTTATTTTGATATCACAAAGAACCAAAGAGTTATCAAATATTCCTCCCCAATGTTTTTGGTAGTAAGTGAAGGAAGAATAGTGTACCCAAATGTAATCCGAGCGTCAACAGCTTTTGATTGGTCATCATCTGTAACTAAGCGCAAAACATCCTCTACCAAGATCCCAGTAGATGAAGTATTGCTAGAAAGATACACAATTTTATAACAACAATTACTTCTTGCTGAAGAGCATTGATCACTTGGTCTGCACAGGGTGCTGTCGCTGGATAATTtttcacttgttgatgaattattaGGGCTGTAGATGTTGAATTTTATTTCCTGCTTGataaaagagtaattataaaagaattcaGGACTCGAAGAAAGCTTCTATCACCACCCATTCACAAAATAACCAAATACGTGGAAAACATAAGACCACAGAGCTAATGAATAATTAAAGCTTGTCCTATAGTCATACATTTGGTAGAATTTTCAGGGTGTGGCAAAGAAAATTTGACATATATTGAGTAAAGACTAAAACAGTTTCGCAAGTATTTGCTAATGATTTGGAAATTTGAGTTGCTTTCCCTGCATTCAAAAGCTCTCATTTTACAAAGGTGCATGATTATAGTAAATTCAACAAAGTAGCGGGAAAGTCCAGATAATAGTTGTAACTTGTAAGCATGACTGCAGCAAGAGATTGACACAGGCTGAAGAAAAAATCATTgttatgataaataataatcatatccAGATAGCAGTTGAAACAATATTTATAACAGATCATGATTccaagcaaataaataaaaattcaaagtaGTACAACATACCTTTCCAGATGATGTCTGCAAGCCAGTAACGCAGCCACCTTTCTTACAATCGCATGGTAGCCAGAACAAATTACTGCCTGTGTCTAATGCCACCAAAAAGGATAAACTTGGTGTCCCCACAGAAACATTGGCATAATGCAAACTGAAACACCACGAAGATAGAAAGCAATGGTTAGTTATTAGAAAAGTGACACGAAGAGAATCCCATGAAACTTTCATTCCAAGTTTGGTGAACAAGAAAATCGAGGgaaatttcaaaccaaacaaacaaatcCGAAACTTTCTCAACGAGTGATACGCTTTAAGAACTCATTTTCCATATCCATCaatcaataagaaaaaaaggacGCCTGAGAAcccacaaaagaaaaatcttaactTATTGGAGACAAAAAAAAGTGCTACCAAATAGGTCCTTCCATCACCATTTGAGCTAATAATACTTAAACAAACACCTCCCCCCTCTTCTCCTCCAGTTTCTTAGTGTAACCAAGAAATCATATCCAAATTCTTCAAAAGCccacaaaagttttttttaagaactaataatacacacacacatattaggAGTTCATCAAGGATCGTACAATCCCAAAGAGCCGGTAAAGAAAGTGTCGTTTCCATTGGCGAAAGTGAGTAGCGAGGACTGGCCGTAGCTGGCGGCGAGGTGACGGGCGCGAATTAAGCGGTCACGGTAGGCCATGACAACGTAGTAGTCTAAGCTTCCCTTCTCGGGGAGGTCATCGAGGCCGAGAAATCCCTTAACGGGATCGGAGAAGCGGTGGTGGATGTCGAAGCCGAACCTGAAGCCATAACAGATCCGGGAACCCAAACCGAAAAAGAAAACGAATAGCAAGCATGAACAACAAGAAGTAAAGGGAGGCCAAGCCATGCTTTAGAAGTCGATGCTGCTGCTACTGCTGGAAAAGCGAACCTAGACATACATATGTAGAATAAAGAGGAGCCGCCAAAGTGAAGATATTTATTATAGACTGGAAAACTGGGAAACAACTAGCTAGAGGCGTAGACCGTACGGGGTGGATTGGGGAAGCGGGTTGGCACTCCAAGAGTAAAAACTCGTTCTGTCGCTGAGTGAGAAAGAAGGATCCCACTTTTTGTGGACTCGCATTCACAGGATCTACTTTTCTCTCACAGGAGGAGAGATAACAGGTTAGCTTGACTTCCGTTGAATTGAAATAGAGAAGAAAGATCCTTTGTTTTGTAGAAATGCTACTTCaacctataaaatattaaaaatatcaattaaaataatttattgacttttttattattttattaaatttttacttaatagttaaaaaagtaaatattaatgaattaatatttttttattttttaaaaatatttaaagatatataaaaaataattaaaagaagcAGAAAAAATACACAAGTGCATTTGCACTTATTGGTTgaattctttatattttatcccctcaaactttcactcaattcacaatgtgcatccgaaactaataattgcatcaaagtgtatcctcgaactttcaaaacttcacaATCACTCCCTTTCATCTACAAGCAGcgttaaatttaacaaaaacttACTGCACGTATTGCTCATGTGTATAACATTCACTGtaaagatgaaatttttatctaatttattatcattgagcatataaaatataaaataatatatgcattcaattaataataaatcataaatcattaaataatttttttattaatttatatatgattagtgaatatcaaataatttcattttatacatagattattcatacttacttgtaatttaagtataaaataattttatatatggttaatgattaatgatttattattaattgatagtatatattattttatattttatatggtcaatgataataaattagataaaaattacatatttgcaGTGAATTTTCATTAGATTTGACGTTGCTGGTAGACGGAAGGGGGAGAgtggaaagttttgaaagtttgagggtTCACTTtaatgtaattattagtttcgaAGATACAttgtaaattgaataaaaattcgAAGggataaagtgtaattaacccttGGTTGAGTTATTGGTTCACGTCGCACTACCTTTATTTTATTCTCCTCATTTTTCTTAACAACCAAACAAACTCCGCACTTTAGGCCCAAAGTTCAGATATcattggatgttgagataattttagatgatttttaaatagtaatattttgtaaatttcattgaaatatatttaaatatatgaaacaggttgatatatatatttgaatgtatgaaagatgttgaaatatgtttaatttttttataagaaatttaaaaagtagtgGATTCtattaataattgatttgagataagttgagatgagctcaacattcaaatatagtcttaggctgtgtttgggtaGTTGAGATCACtcaactactattcaatattttatcattacttttcactactttttactactattcgatattttatcattactttttcatcaCTTTTTCACTATAATTCACAGATTATTTGAGATGACCTCACTGTCCAAACATAGCCTTAGAGTGTGAAGCCCAGCCCGTGTGAAGCCCAAGACTGATTTGGAAGtgggtttttctttcttttagtgtgtgtgtgtgtgtgtttttctttGGTGAAGTGGAGCCCAATATGTTGTTTAAGTGGGTTTCATTTTAGTGTGAGAGTATTCAAATTTCGGGCCCAACCCATGTGTGTGAGCCCAAAGTTGAAACAAGGGCCCAATCCCTCCCTCTATACGGCGTCGTTTTGGCCTAAGGGATGAAACCCGAAGAAATCTTTTCCTCCCTCTCTTTCCTCAGCGCCGCAACCCCCTCTCTAAaattctatctctctctctctgcaactCATGTGTTGCCATTAGTGTTGCCACCCTGTTGTTGTCGCATGTCCGCTGAGCGGAAGCTACTATTTCCTATCTGCCACCACCACTCCTTTCGCCCAACCCGCCCTTCTCCCCTTTGTCAACACGAGAAGCTTCGGCCATGGTAGCTACTCGTCGTCGCTGCATGCCACATGTGTGACGCTCAACTTCCTCCCACCATTCCGCACTACCAATCGTAGCCATGGTTGTGTTCCTTGAGCCCAAcccatggcctataaataggtcATGCCTCCCTCAGTCAAAACTCACCTCCAAACCTGTCATCCTCCTTCAAGCTTCCTCCTTTCATCTTCCCCTTCCTCCGATTTGCAACTCCGTAGCTTTTAGGAAAGTTTTTCCCAGTGCCGTTGTGCATCGCCGCGACCCACCACCATTAGCAGCACCCTTGTGGTCGTCCGACCATCCCCTCGCCTATTCCCATCTTCTCGACCTCCTTCTCCCTCGGTTCCACCCAATCCCGTGGGCTAAAACCCAATTTTGGATTCTGCTCCACCATACACCACCATCCTTCGCCGCGAAATCCCCTTCCTCTACCCTCTATTACATCATATCCATCACCCTTTAGCTCTTCCAATTGTAGATTCCCCTTATTTTTCTCCAGATCCGCCTCTGCCACCACGCGCCGCCACTGCCGCTACCGCGCTCTACCGCATCCAGACGCCACCATGTCAACGCACTTGATCATCCAAACATTAGCCCTTTCATGTTGTAAGTAAATTCCCAGATTGACCCTTGAAATACTAACGTGGAATAAGTTATTATCTGAATATTGTTGCAGTCTGGTTGTGAATGAAAAGTGGCCGAGGGCCTTGTGGAACGTTGGGATATAATACAGTA
This genomic interval from Juglans microcarpa x Juglans regia isolate MS1-56 chromosome 4D, Jm3101_v1.0, whole genome shotgun sequence contains the following:
- the LOC121259347 gene encoding aspartyl protease family protein 1-like isoform X1 → MAWPPFTSCCSCLLFVFFFGLGSRICYGFRFGFDIHHRFSDPVKGFLGLDDLPEKGSLDYYVVMAYRDRLIRARHLAASYGQSSLLTFANGNDTFFTGSLGFLHYANVSVGTPSLSFLVALDTGSNLFWLPCDCKKGGCVTGLQTSSGKEIKFNIYSPNNSSTSEKLSSDSTLCRPSDQCSSARSNCCYKIVYLSSNTSSTGILVEDVLRLVTDDDQSKAVDARITFGCGQIQTGTFLMGAAPNGLFGLGMQDISVPSILAKNRLASNSFALCFGLDGVGRINFGFNGSSDQSETPFNVRQSHPSYNISITRITVGSNSSELEFSAIFDSGTAFTHLSDPAYTFISESFNSKVEEKRNSPDSVIPFEYCYELRANQSTFKIPSMNLTMKGGDDYFLKHPTALIPTPEGGYLYCLALLKSEDINIIGQNFMSGYHIVFDREKMILGWKDSNCYNDESSNTLPISPSPSSAVSPVRPAIPVTTEGNANNSHMPAAAPSSYSSKLKSFTYTVTILLSFFAIV
- the LOC121259347 gene encoding aspartyl protease family protein 1-like isoform X2 — its product is MAWPPFTSCCSCLLFVFFFGLGSRICYGFRFGFDIHHRFSDPVKGFLGLDDLPEKGSLDYYVVMAYRDRLIRARHLAASYGQSSLLTFANGNDTFFTGSLGFLHYANVSVGTPSLSFLVALDTGSNLFWLPCDCKKGGCVTGLQTSSGKEIKFNIYSPNNSSTSEKLSSDSTLCRPSDQCSSARSNCCYKIVYLSSNTSSTGILVEDVLRLVTDDDQSKAVDARITFGCGQIQTGTFLMGAAPNGLFGLGMQDISVPSILAKNRLASNSFALCFGLDGVGRINFGFNGSSDQSETPFNVRQSHPSYNISITRITVGSNSSELEFSAIFDSGTAFTHLSDPAYTFISESFNSKVEEKRNSPDSVIPFEYCYELRANQSTFKIPSMNLTMKGGDDYFLKHPTALIPTPEGGYLYCLALLKSEDINIIGHFYSLGEFKLL